TAACCAATCAGTATAAAGAAAAGGGTGTGGACATGAATCTGCACCCTTTTTTTATTGGATTAAATTGATCATCCCTTTGTCGGGATATTGGAGATTAGGATTGAATCTTTTGCAAATATGTATGTACGCAATTATGCCAGAAGATTGGACATCTATGTTAATTCTAGTCTGAGGAATGAAATGCCCGACATCGGTCTTCCGACTTCGGTCTTCCGCCCCGATTGAAGGAGAATATAGGGTTAATGCCAAAGAGGCGTATATCCATATTTGCTAAATATTAGATCAATGAATGGCTGTATCATGCTTTTTCCTTTTTCAGTTTCCTTCCGGAGAGGTGATGGTCTGAATTTTTCTTCAAATGGTCCATTCCACAGAGAACAAAATGGCCTCCAGTATGCTCATAGTCATGTTGGTAATGGTGCAGATTTTCAAGTACAGTATGATCAACCAAATTCGCATTGCTAAAATCGATCCGGATGGTTTTTTCTCTTGGAAGCGCATCGAGGGATTTTTTGAGTTTGATATAATTACTGAAAACAGCGGAATGAAAGACATCAACTGTAAATTCATTTCCGTTTTCGCTTACTGTAAACATGGGTTTGAAGATGTATTTCAATGGAAGACCATTAACCAAGTGAATGATAAACTTGGTAAGAATGCCCACACCGATACCGATCAATAAATCCGTGGCGAGGGTAAACACAATGGTGACAAGGAAGACTGCGAGCTGTTCTTTACCGATTTTGTAGGTGCTGTAAAAAGACTGAGGGGAGGCTAACTTGAAACCTGTGTAAACCAACATTGCGGCCAAAGCAGCCAAAGGAATCTGATGGATCAAGTTTGGAAAAAAAGCCACAAAGATCAACAGGAACATGCCGTGGAAGAAATTCGACCAGGCAGTTTTGCCACCGTTATTGATGTTGGCAGAGCTTCGGACGATTTCTGAGATCATCGGCAGACCGCCGATAAATCCTGCCAGTGTGTTTCCTATCCCAACTCCCATCAGATCTTTGTTCATATTGGATTTTCTTTTGAATGGATCCAATCCATCGATGGCTTTGGAGCTTAGCAAAGACTCCAGACTTCCCACCAAGGCAAACATGATGATATACTTGATGGATACCATTGAAAATACCTGGGAGAAATCAGGGAAAGTGATGGCCGAAAGCAGGTTGTCCGGCAAGGTTACCAGAAATTTTGGCCCGATGGTATATTCATGCCCATCCAAAAACAGGTAGCTGTGTTCATGCTCCAAGTCAAAATACCTTCCGATAGGAATGGCAACCAAGATGACAAGCAGGGGGGCAGGTATCATTCTGATATACTTGTTTTTGAATAAAGGGAAAAGAAATAAAATCAGCAGACTTATAAATCCGATCAAGGCGATTTCAGGATTGAGTTCGCTGAAAGCATGCGGAAGTTCTGCAAACAGCTCTAAAGTTTCACTTGCTTCGGGCTTGACACCGATCATGGTAAACAGTTGCTTTGCAATGATGATGATTCCGATTGCCGCAAGCATTCCATGTACTGCTGATGAGGGGAAGAAATCAGCCAAAACCCCGGACTTTATCCAACCAAATATCACCTGTAGGATTCCTGCCGCTACAACAACAGCTAAAGTCAGTTTATACCCAAGCATGGGATCACCCTGCCCCAATTCGGTCACTGCACCGAGGGCAATGATGATCAGACCTGCCGCGGGGCCTTTGATCGTCAGCTGCGAGCCTCCGAGAAAGCTGACTACCAGGCCACCGATGATGGCCGTGAATATTCCGGCTACAGGAGGGAAGCCTGAAGCCATAGAAATGCCAAGGCAAAGGGGTAAAGCGATAAGAAATACCAAGAAACCAGAAGTCAGGTCTGCCCTCCAGTTTTGTTTGAGTCCGGCTATACCGGTCAAAGGGATTTGAAATTTATGAGTTTTCATGATAATGGCTTAAGAAGATTTGAGTGCTTTTTCGTGGTAATTTTTGATATGGGGGCCGAGGAAAAGGCGGGAATAAATCCGGATCAGGGCGATGCCTCCAATGATAAAACTCGCAGAGTCAAAGAAAGCAAGAAGGTATTGGTCCTCATGGATATGACTAAAGATCAAATCCACTCCGATAAATGTGGGTGAAATAGGAAATGCCATCAATCCCAAGGTGGCAATCAAGAAGACCAAAGCCAGTTTCCGGTATTCATAGACATGTCCATAATATTGGTTCATGTCAAAATACTCCGGCTCCTTTTTCCTTAAGTATTCCAAGATCACATATCCCAGGATGCCAAATACGGTAACCCCGCTGAGGTAAATCAGGGTTTGATTGTAGTCAAAGGTCTCGTTGAAGGAAACGGCAAGTGCAATCCAGAAATGGTTTGCAATGACGAGCATCCAGGCCAGCCTGGGGTAATTCCGTTCAGAAAACGCCTTGAATACCATCATCATCCCTATAAAGGCAAAGGTGCCGGGGATCAATTCCTGTATTCCTTGAGGCAAGTATTCTTGATGGAAGTAGCCGTAAAGTCCGATTCCATACATGGGTAGGAAATACAAGAGGAGGTTTTTTGGAGTGAGAAAATCCAATTTACTTCCCACCTTTTTGATGGGAGAAAAGACCCATTTGTTCATAAATACATCCAGGTTCCATTCCTTAAGTGAAAGGATGAAAAGGCTGTATTCAAGACGCTTGGGAAATGTATCTTCCACAGTAATTTCTTTTGGCTTGAAATGGTAAAACTGATCCCGGATCATGTAACTCACCACCGAAGGAGATACCAAAAGCTGATAAGTTCTCAGGAAGGCATTGCCTGCAAAGTGGATCAGGGCCAGAACTTGTAGCCCTAAAGCGACCTCGATAAACATGATCCCAATCTGCGCAATGGAAGCATAGGCAATCTGAGACTTAATCGAAGACTGAACACGGGCAATAGGATAGGCCACCAAAGTGGTCGCCAAACCAAGCAATCCTATCAGAATCCGCGCTGTAATCTGGTGCTCCCAAAAAGGGAATGTCCTAAGCAATAAGAAGACCCCAAAATGCACAGAAAGCGATCCATAGAAAATCGCACTTGAAGGTGTGGGACCTTCCATGGCCCTTGGAAGCCAGGAAGAAAATGGCAGCTGCGCTGATTTTGCAGCTGCAGCTACCAATATTCCTAGCGAGATAAATAAGCCGATGCCTCCATGTTGGGAGAGGTGCTCGATTACAAGTTGTTCATTGTTCAGCTTCAGGAAGGTGATGTTTTCATGCCAAAGGTGATGGCTTGCCCACATGGCCAAAATGATCCCAATGTCTCCGATTCTATAGATGGAAAAAACCTTCACAGCATTCCTGACCGGCAGGTACCTGTTGCGGTAAAAGGCAATCAACAAAAAAGAAGAGATCCCCAACATCTCCCATCCGATAAACAGCGTCTCGAAATTCCCTGCCAATACAGTCAGATTATAAGCTAGATAAAAGAAAAGGATGGAGTTGAAGAAGCGCTTATAACCTTCCTCAAGGTGCAGGTAATATTTGCTATACCGCGTGATCAGAAATGTAACAAATGCTCCGACAAAGAGATATACTGCCGTGACTCTATCAAAGTAAAAGTCAATCAGAAACTCATAATCATGGTGCTGGTATAAAACGAATTCAGGGATATTCACCGGTCGGCCCTTAAGTACAATCAGCCAATATCCGATGTATCCCAAAGCGGAAGCTAGCTGAAAGCTGATCGTAAAGAAGGCCATTCTGGCAAGACCGGCTTCATTTTTCTCGGGTAGCAACAAGGAAAGTAAGAATCCTATAAAAGGAATAACCACAAAGCTGCTGATGATGATTTGATTTTCCATAATTAGCTCAGCAAGAAGACAGGTAAGTTTTCGGAAGTCGAAACCAATAATTCATCCAGATTTTGGATCTTTTCAATGTGCTTGGCATGTGGCTGGTAAGGAATAAATTCCCCTTTCTTAAACAGAAAGGCCTCTTTGGTTTCAGGATGGATAGCGACCAGTCTCACCCATTCATTGGCAAACCACTCATAGGTTGCTTCATGGGTTTTGATTGTTTTGAGGATTGTTTCCGGAAAATGCTCTACCGTGATCAGGATCCTAAGTGGATCATGGATGTTGATCATCTGACTTGGTAATCCGGGCCTCAGGTCTCCGTCAATACCGTTTGCAACACCTATCAATCCCATGACATTATGGGGAAGTTTGCTCCCTGCCCCAAGCCGTTGGTTGTCTACCCTGGAGAAATAATACTCGAGGTTGATGCCTCCACAGACAGGTGCCACAGCTTTAACGATGTTCAGAAGGTATTTTCCTTCAGGATCAATGCCATAATCATAAGAATTGAGGAAGGCTCTTTTATCCAAAAACAGGTGCTTGTTGGATTCTCTTTTCCCGATCACACAGAGTGCATTGGTCGCATGGTTCCATTCAGGCCTTGGTTCGAAAAGCGACAATGCCCTGAGCTTGACTTTCTCGTGTACTTTGGCGGCTTCCTGTGTGGAGTCGACGGTATCAAATCTCCTTGACCTTTCTTTGGCGTTATAATCCAAGGCGATTTCAAAAGTCTGGAGATTATTCTGGTGTCGGAGCATGTTATCTTCAGTCAAGACATCGATGTCATAAAACTCCATCTCATCTCTCGTCGTGTC
This window of the Aquiflexum balticum DSM 16537 genome carries:
- a CDS encoding SulP family inorganic anion transporter, which codes for MKTHKFQIPLTGIAGLKQNWRADLTSGFLVFLIALPLCLGISMASGFPPVAGIFTAIIGGLVVSFLGGSQLTIKGPAAGLIIIALGAVTELGQGDPMLGYKLTLAVVVAAGILQVIFGWIKSGVLADFFPSSAVHGMLAAIGIIIIAKQLFTMIGVKPEASETLELFAELPHAFSELNPEIALIGFISLLILFLFPLFKNKYIRMIPAPLLVILVAIPIGRYFDLEHEHSYLFLDGHEYTIGPKFLVTLPDNLLSAITFPDFSQVFSMVSIKYIIMFALVGSLESLLSSKAIDGLDPFKRKSNMNKDLMGVGIGNTLAGFIGGLPMISEIVRSSANINNGGKTAWSNFFHGMFLLIFVAFFPNLIHQIPLAALAAMLVYTGFKLASPQSFYSTYKIGKEQLAVFLVTIVFTLATDLLIGIGVGILTKFIIHLVNGLPLKYIFKPMFTVSENGNEFTVDVFHSAVFSNYIKLKKSLDALPREKTIRIDFSNANLVDHTVLENLHHYQHDYEHTGGHFVLCGMDHLKKNSDHHLSGRKLKKEKA
- a CDS encoding proton-conducting transporter transmembrane domain-containing protein; amino-acid sequence: MENQIIISSFVVIPFIGFLLSLLLPEKNEAGLARMAFFTISFQLASALGYIGYWLIVLKGRPVNIPEFVLYQHHDYEFLIDFYFDRVTAVYLFVGAFVTFLITRYSKYYLHLEEGYKRFFNSILFFYLAYNLTVLAGNFETLFIGWEMLGISSFLLIAFYRNRYLPVRNAVKVFSIYRIGDIGIILAMWASHHLWHENITFLKLNNEQLVIEHLSQHGGIGLFISLGILVAAAAKSAQLPFSSWLPRAMEGPTPSSAIFYGSLSVHFGVFLLLRTFPFWEHQITARILIGLLGLATTLVAYPIARVQSSIKSQIAYASIAQIGIMFIEVALGLQVLALIHFAGNAFLRTYQLLVSPSVVSYMIRDQFYHFKPKEITVEDTFPKRLEYSLFILSLKEWNLDVFMNKWVFSPIKKVGSKLDFLTPKNLLLYFLPMYGIGLYGYFHQEYLPQGIQELIPGTFAFIGMMMVFKAFSERNYPRLAWMLVIANHFWIALAVSFNETFDYNQTLIYLSGVTVFGILGYVILEYLRKKEPEYFDMNQYYGHVYEYRKLALVFLIATLGLMAFPISPTFIGVDLIFSHIHEDQYLLAFFDSASFIIGGIALIRIYSRLFLGPHIKNYHEKALKSS